AACTCCTTTTCTCCCCATGGACCAAGAGTGCGCCTGAGAAGATCAAGCGAATCTGATATACCTTGCAGTCCCGGGGCGCGAGCATGACCACGCCATGTTTCTGACACAAGCTGATCACAATCCCTGTGTGTTTGCCAAACATTTTCATATCTAAACTGCCGTGTATGCTGAGATCTACTCGGCAGGGAAGCTTGCACATCCGCTACAACAAAACAGTGATCCGATTCACATGCCGCAAGATGCTTCACTCGGATATACTCATAATGTTGCCGAAACTCCTCATTTGCAAAGGCTCTATCCAGCCTTGCTTTGACATTGGACAGGCCAGCTTGCCTGTTATCCCATGTGTACGCACAGCCTGACCAGCCAAGGTCTTGTAACATACAGTCATCTATAACCTCCCGAAAAGCTCGCATCTGCCCCTCCGGCCTGGGTGTTCTACTGAAGTGTTCTGATGCGAAAAGCGTCTCGTTGAAGTCCCCCATGCACAGCCACGCCGAGTGTGGAATACCGAATAAGGTGCACAGAAAGCGCCAACTATGATGTCTGTTTTCCACTCTAGGAGCGCCATAAAATCCTCTGAATCGCCACTCCAGAGAGTTTTGATTCAAATCCTTCACCATCACATCAATATGACTGGTACTAAAATTCTTCAGCTCAACTGAAACATCCTTTGTCCAGAACAGACCAATAGCTCCTCTCAACCCTTCACTGTCGACTGCATAGCAGCCACTGAAACCAAGTCCATATTTCAGAAATTCAACACGCTTGCCTCTAATCTTTGTCTTCATGACGAAGAGAAGAGAGGGTCCTTCTTGCTTCACTAAACTGCGAAGCTCTTgaactgcctcggggttcccaagcccccggcagttccaactcATGCATCTCATTGGGACGGGTAGGACCGTGCCGCGGTCTCTGCCGAATCTTCAGGtgtaggcttcttcttctttggctCACGTGCAAACtctctcccctcctcctccttgtcgtccAGCTTTCCATCAGATATGATTGGGTCCTCTAAATTCTTGCTGTGTTCACCCTGGCCCGAAGTAAGGAGGAGCTGATGTTTTGGTTTGTAGACTGGATTCGGCCCCTCCTTCCTCTTATACTGttgcctgttcttcacaggtgaagTTACCTCTACCCCTGCATCTTCCTTAGAACAAGAATTCCTAGTATTGTTTATGCTGCTCTGCTCTGAATTCTGGCTCCGGGAAGAGTTGTCACTAGTGGCTGGTTTTTTGGACTCGCCAGCAGCCCTCAGCTTGGCCCCGAACGGCAAGTCGTCGTTTGCATCTCGGGTCCCCGGTGTAGGTCAGTGCAGCTCCGAGTGTCCAAGGCGGCCGCAGGAGAAGCAAAAGTAAGGGATTTGCTCATACTGAATATCATAGGGATCAACCCTCTTCCTCCTGGCCGAGTCAATTAATATCCACCTTCTCAGAGGCTTGTCCACTTCAATGGTAACCCTAGCCCACAGATAGCCCCCGATGTGATCAAACTTTGCTAGCTGCGCCTTGGGGTCAATCTGTCTAGCAATAGGTCCAGCCCATGCATCATCACGAAGATTGTATGGGAGGTTTAAAACCCTAGCCCACACTTGGAGCTTGTCAAATTTCAATTCATCCGGCCTCATACAATCTTCAAACTCCGCTAGAATCACAACGTTTTTGTTCAGGTGCCACGGTGATCCACTCCAAACTCGATCTCTATCTCGTTGATTCTCAAACTCAACCACAAACATGTTAGGACCAGCAGAGCGGAACTGTAGTCCCCTTGGATTGCCCCAAGCCGGGCGAAGGGCGTTGGTGATCGTCTGGATATGGTACAGATTACGGTGCAAGATCTTGCCTGCCAACAACCACTTTGTCGGGCCTCCTTCCACACGATCATCCAGAACCAGAGGCGTGGCTTCTTCTTCAGAGATATCCAACTTCCACAGCGCCTCTTCCAGATGTGTTCTTGCTGATCGAGGGGAGCCCTTCCCCCCATCCTTCTGGTTGGCGTCAACAGGCTGAGATGATGCCATCACGCCAGATCCAAGCCCCGCGCGCCTCGCCGACGAGATCAGCGAGCGCCGTCGTGttccacgtcgaaaccctaatcgcCGCCGCCAGAGGCAGGGGTCCTTAGTTTCGGGAAAAAACTCTTGCGCAGCTTCGCACTACTACTGTTTGCCGGCTATAATAGTGCGGTACACGCGTAAGGATTGCCGATGCTGTACATTAGCTCGACTATATTACAACTCGCACCATCCGCTCCTCTACAGCGAACCAATCTGAGCCGGCCTTACCTATCGTTTTTTTTCTCTTTCCCATGCGCAGTGGTTCGTCCTGGCATGGAGCGGCAGTTGATTTTTCTATTGATTCTCCAAACGTTGatttatctatttccatttttctacTTCTCGATTTTCCAGTTTTCTATTGtgctttttccttttgtttttttctttccagATTGATTTCATTGTTAAATAAATAATtcaatttattttagttttattttttctaCTTATTTTGCTATTCACCACTAGTTTTAAATATATTTCATTTTTACTTACTTATTTTATTTTAAACATAAATAATTCATTTATTTTTATCTCTGGTGTAGAAAAATGTTCATTCCGTACTTCAAGAATGTTTatcgcatttgaaaaatgttaaacatgtactcCCTCTATCCCGTAATATTTCATGAGATGTTCATTGTGTATTAAAAAATTGTGCATCTTTTATTTAAACATGATCGTCATCTATTTCAAAAAACTTCATTGTGTTTCAAAAATGGTCCAACATATATTTAAAAAACATTCGTCATGTATTTTATAAATCAtctattttaaaaatattcatattgTATTAAAAATGTCTATCATGTATTAAAAAGCTTCATCTTGTATTTTAAATTTTTTAAGTATGTATTAAAATATGTATTTAACATATATTAAAAATATCATCGTGTCTATAAAAAATATTCTTCATGCAATAAGAAAAATGAGTATTCCCATTAAATGTTTTTTGATGCACATATAAAAAATATTAACCGTGCATCAatgaaatgttcatcatgtattccaAAAATGTTCTCGCAACAAGTGGCTGTCTCCGTGCATCATGGTGGGCCTATCTCCATTTAGCGCAGGATTTTGGTCCAGCGACATTCCAGAAGCTTCtgtaggacccccccccccttcgggaaccttctagaagttttGATGCTCTCGTTTTTCATATGTCTTTTTCCCTTTTTTCAGAAATTTCAAGAATATGATCTTGTTTTGCAAAGTTTTAAAAAATGATTAAAAATTTCAGATGCTTTCCGCATTTAAAAAGGTTCAAAGTTTCAGAAAAAGTTTATACAGTAGAGAAAATGTTCCTCAAATTAATAAAATATTTGGATTGGCAAAAAAATTGCTTTTAAACAGTTTTCATACTTTTAAAAATGTTCTCAGATTTGAAAACAATATAAATTTCCAAAAATAGGTTcacaaaagaaaaaatgaaaatagaattttttaattaaaataattaactgtttcaaaaaaatgttcgcaaCATTATGAAAAATGCTTACACTTTGTAAAACGTGTTTATGTTAAAAAATAATCCATGAATGTTGAAACCGACTGAAAAAATGCTATAAAGGAAAATCAGACCCAATACCTAGGTTGCTGCAGTGTGTGCTTGTTGCAGGGCCTCGTGGATTGGTTTGTCTATGCGGGGACCTCCAATGTATTTCTTTTTGTatggtaatacatgtctcattcataagaacaaagtacaaGTCATGTAAAGATCGGTATGTTAAaattgaaaagatagcagaacatcttcacatttgacaccaacgcccgtcacctgTCTCCAGCACCACTgaagaaaagaatgatggatcacctcctcacccgagctcgacgaccCGAACTCGATGCGGCTTCATCGCTGATATGCAGTTTTGCGGACcttcaaggtggctcaccaaaagtgaagccatcaccaaaagtgaagccattACCATTGAGCGAATCAGACTGGGTCAAAACCCCGGACACGTCATCGAACTCCAGATTTGACACCCCACCATGACTAAGACatcgaaggaggaaaccatacctgacATCCACGAACCACGAAGCCAGCACACGTTCCGTCTTCCATATGTTGTCGATGCAgatcacaatctgcatccgctcctggactacctcccaaactCCGCGCCAACGCTGGAGAAAACGCCGTCACAACGGCGGAACCCGAGAACACATGTCCACAACGAGGATGTCGTCGCCGCTACGCCATCCTTAGTTGAACAGATTGGTtttcaaatccatccccaaccatggGACCGATGGCCTCATTAGGAAAGGATCCGAAAAATCTTTATTCAGCACCGTCATCGTTGTCGTCGAAgccaagacgatgaacaacctaaaaacctaaacaagggagtaaaaacgatccacacgcgtggatccgacgATCCCCTCACCATCAACAACCGAGGTTGCCGGCAGAGGGGAGCCGTCGGAGGACGGCGCTGAAAGATGACCCCTCCTGACGACGACTAGGGTTCCAGCCACTAGGGACTAGAGAAAAACGATCTCATCTGGCGTACAACGACGACCTCCGGTGTATTTGGCTATCTATTTGACTGCAATAGGCCAAAAATGCTATATAGCATCTAGTGGACTGACCAGTGGCAATCGTAGTTTTTTTTCTGAACCGGGTTTTTTCTTCCTTcttttattattttattatttttattttttattcgtTTTTCCTGTTTCTTTTGTGGGTTTTTTGTAACTTCAAAATTTTcataaaaaaatataaactttgAAATTGCTTCTCTTTTAAATAAAAATGTTTGGGTTCCAAATTTGTAttcatgtttttcaaaaaatgttcagaatttcaatattttgttcatgtttttattAATTTGTTCACTTTGTTCAAAATTTATTCACATTTTCCAGAAGTGTTCCAAAATTTGAAATTTCTTCACATTTTCAAAAACTGTTCAATATTTTGTACAGAACTTCGAAGCTTTgttcacgttttcaaaaattgttcatgttttttttccaattttgttaatttttttaaaaattgtttAGAATTTAAATATATTGTTGATGTTTTCCAAAATTTGTTCACTTTTCAAAAATTGTCCGGAACTTTGAAGTTTGTTCAAGTTTTCGAAAATTGTACACTTTTTTGGTATGGAATTTGGGAATTTTGTTCACGTTTTTTTGGATAAAATACATATTAAAAATATTTGGTATTtctatatttttttcataattttcaaaaactgttcaatttataaaaaaatcagaaattttaaATTTGTTCACTTTTTCGTATAGAAAGTCGGAGTTTTGTtcaagttttcaaattttgttcacgttTTTAAGATAGTGTTCGAAAATTCAAAAAAAGTatggaatttcaaaatttgttcatgttttgaaaaattgttcacaaaCTCGTTTGTTCAATTTTTTTCTAAAATAATCACGTTTGCCAAAACAAGTTCCAAAATTTAGAAAAGTGTACAGATTTTTGTGGAAAAATATATGGATATGATGTTGTAGTTAGTTCTTAAAAATTTGTGGTGCCCATTAGTCACTAACAGGCATCATGTGGGGCGGCTAGCTACACGCATTTTGTAGCGAGGGGTCCCTAATTCGATCGCTGGTACTGCACGCTTCTTTTTGCGAATTTTACACTGCTCGCTACAGTACCACAAATGGGATGGCCCACTCGCGCTCCCCGCCTGTGCGATCCTTCGCCAATTTGCCACAACGAGCGGCAGATAGGAGGTCCTCAAATCACTGCGTGCGTATGAGACATGGAATCGAAAGATCAATCGATCCAATTCAGTCAGTTTACTTGTGGGCCTTTGTTTGGGCTAATCACGCTAGAATATTTTAAACGGGTTGAATGGCTTCGTGCTTGTGCATTGACCTTTGATGAGTTCAGGTTTCACATTTTATTGGGTTCATCTGAACCCAGCAGCCGTGGACTAGCACCTCCCCTGTTCATAAGGGTGAGTATATGTACGTGCGTGTAAGCTTTACGTCTGTAAAGATGTAGACATAGACATAGATGTACGTCGTTCGCTCGCGCATCCCTGTGCAAAGGGTCGACATTACGACGCAGTGAGCGGCGGATAGGGTTTTCCGTGATTTGACTCGATCGCTTGATTTGCTTCCTAACTCTGCGACTCCCCACAACTGTATCGTCTTCCCCGTTCAGTCGTTCACCCACCGGAGACATGCTGGCAAAGGCAGATCCCAGTCCGAATTCAAGGTATTAAGATCACATCACCACATCTTCTCCGGATCCCTCTTGTGCATGTTCAATCTAGTCTGCCTAGAAATAGAGCTTTAATCATCTTTGTCCTAGTTTTCTAACTGCATTTTCGTAAACTTTGATTGATCTAGGTTATCCAAGATACTTTTCAAAAAGAAATCAATCGCTAGCCACCAGGTTCGGATAATGGTGCTTCCATTTCCAGGTATAAAAATAATGGTACTCCCTCTAATACGAAAAAATGACGCGGGTATAAAGGTTGCATCAATTAATTCAGATTGGAAAGAGTAAATGTGGACAACAGATTAAATATCGTTGCTGCAACTAGTATCCCTAAGCCCTATATTAGAGAGAAAATAACTCAGATGGTCCGCCTTATGATTGGATTGATCGGAAGAGTATACTGATCAGAGTACATAAGAAATCCTAAGAAGTAAGGTGAGATTACACAAAGATATTTAACCAAGGAACCTTAGACCGGTGCCTAATTTTGATTATCCACTGAGGGTCATTGTCTAATATACAGTGTGGACGAATATATGTTTACTACCACTCACATTGATGATGTGTTTTTTTTTGCTTCATGATACTTACTTTAAACTTGTCAAACTAACTTGTAGCTTTGTTTAATGTTTTCGGGAAGATGAATGAGAAAACTGCAATTAGTTTCATCCACCTGGTATGTATTGCACTATTTGTTTTCAATATAACAATTATATGCGATTGGTGATATAATTATATGCGAATGGGTGAGGGAACCACCGAAATCTGTCAGGATCGATAATGATATTCAGATCTTTTATGGAGGCGATGGGGTCATGGCGGTCATCTCGACCAAGCGGTGGGGTGGCGGCAAGGCCGAGGGTGGTTGTCGGAGTGGGAAAAAATGAGAAACAACCAGAATTAGGCAATAGTCAGGCTGCAAGGAAGTTTTAGCGTGGCGGTTGGGTTTCCGCCACGGTGTTTTGGCTTTTGGGTAGCCTCCAGAGGTGCTGTAAATTTGTAGCAGTTGGGGCTGGCCAATTTTTTTTGCAACATCTACTGGCCTTTGGCCCAAAATGCCCTAAACGATGAATTTTTGTGCACGACAAcatttttacatcatctattggagatgtctAAGGCAAGATATACCATGAAGTTAAATACAAGTCTAGAATTTATCACCGCACCAAGTTTTGTAAACccaattattttcttttcttccaACTAAAATGACAGTATCCCCCTATTAAATTTTCACGTCATTTCAGATGCTTCCCTTTTGTGGGTGTGCTTTATCGAAGGAGGCACATAGCATGTCAACTTGTTGCTCGGATCTTCGATGTCTCTACTTGGTGCACCCCTCCCCTCTCCCGCATGACAACACACACACCCGCGCTGCAACAATATTAATCCATCCTCTGTTTCAGTATGCCTTCATAGATGGTAAAAATGTAGTCCGCCGTGCAATGCACAGGCGCTAAGGGCATGTTTGGTTGGAACTTTGCTTTAGTTTGCCATCATTATTATTATTTGCGAAATTTGCCTCTTAGACGTTTTAAGTACATATGGCATATGGGTCACCCACAAAAAAGTACATATTGCGCTTATTTGtccaaataaagaaagaaaaagaactTGACTATGCTGTGGCTAGAACCAGACAGTGACTTAACTTGCCAGACTTGTCTATAAGATGTGTGGCAAAGTATGGCtgacaagcaaacaacacatagattgCTACAAatagaatgataaattcatgaagaTATTTTGGCCTATCTCCTATTTTGTCTCCAATAATAACACAAATCTTGTATTAAACAAGTCAACTTTATTATCAATACTTTGTTCGATACAACAAGACTGTAAAACTTGGAGGCCACACACGACTTGCAGGCATATCACGGGCACTTAGGCTTGCCATCCTGGGTCTTCAAGTTGTTGTAGCACGGGCATTCTTCCTTGTTGCCCACCGTGCCGGACGGAACACACATGCACCTCTTGCAGCAGTAGTTACAATAGAAATTGCATGGTTTCTTGTGTGACGTAGCTGAGCAACG
The sequence above is a segment of the Triticum dicoccoides isolate Atlit2015 ecotype Zavitan chromosome 1A, WEW_v2.0, whole genome shotgun sequence genome. Coding sequences within it:
- the LOC119334443 gene encoding gibberellin-regulated protein 12-like encodes the protein MACVARTLSIPFLLALFFVAEVSGSMNVESYKPAGAEGSVPLKECPAKCKIRCSATSHKKPCNFYCNYCCKRCMCVPSGTVGNKEECPCYNNLKTQDGKPKCP